The following proteins come from a genomic window of bacterium BMS3Abin08:
- the panB gene encoding 3-methyl-2-oxobutanoate hydroxymethyltransferase translates to MGRVTINDFLKKKSEGKKITMLTAYDYPFARIVDEGGVDAMLVGDSLAMVVQGLENTLPVTMDEMIYHTRMVARAAERSMVIGDMPFMSYQVSVEDAVRNAGRFIKEGGAQAIKIEGGSEVAGKINAMVRSDIPVLAHIGLTPQSIHRMGGYRIQGRTDESGKQLIEDALALQEAGAFGIVLEAIPMALAREITGTLTIPTIGIGAGPYCDGQVLVTHDVLGLFERFVPKFVKRYVNLKKEAVDAIGRYREDVENGDFPGEEHGFK, encoded by the coding sequence ATGGGGAGAGTGACAATTAACGACTTTCTTAAGAAGAAGTCGGAGGGAAAGAAGATAACGATGCTCACTGCCTATGATTACCCCTTTGCAAGGATAGTGGATGAGGGCGGTGTCGATGCCATGCTTGTGGGTGATTCCCTTGCCATGGTGGTGCAGGGGCTGGAGAACACCCTTCCCGTTACCATGGACGAGATGATATACCACACCAGGATGGTGGCAAGGGCAGCGGAGCGTTCAATGGTGATTGGTGATATGCCCTTTATGTCATACCAGGTCTCTGTGGAGGATGCGGTAAGGAACGCAGGCAGGTTTATCAAGGAAGGTGGTGCCCAGGCCATAAAGATTGAGGGTGGCTCAGAGGTTGCCGGAAAGATCAATGCCATGGTAAGGTCGGACATACCGGTTCTGGCGCATATAGGTCTTACACCCCAGTCCATACACAGGATGGGAGGATACAGGATCCAGGGAAGGACTGATGAGTCGGGAAAACAGCTCATCGAGGATGCGCTGGCCCTCCAGGAAGCAGGTGCCTTCGGCATTGTTCTTGAAGCCATCCCGATGGCCCTTGCAAGGGAGATTACCGGTACACTCACCATACCGACTATCGGTATCGGGGCCGGTCCTTATTGTGACGGGCAGGTTCTTGTCACTCACGATGTCCTCGGCCTTTTTGAGAGGTTCGTGCCGAAGTTCGTAAAGCGCTATGTAAACCTCAAAAAGGA